TTGACCATGGGTATGTTTGCCCGGCCTTTCGGGTATGAAGTGAACCTTTCTTCCGGGGACCGGGAAGCTCCTGAACGGGGCCGCATGAGCCAGATACTCATGAGAAGTGAACGGGACATGGGGGCAATGCTCACTTTTGAACCCCGCCAGAAAACACATCCATTACATTTACTGAAAGTAGATATAGGTATGTTCAACGGCCAGGGGCTTGCCGGCCCGGCGGACTTTGACAGTCATAAAGACCTGATAGCAAGAGTGGCCCTGAAACCGATGGACATCAATCACAGCGGCTGGTTATTATCTGCAGGTGCTTCTGTATTGTATGGCGGCATGGAGCAGTTCACGAAAGTGAGATATACCATGGTGGATATAAAAGATGATTTTACGGTAGATTCTGCGGAAACGAATGTGGGCAGGATAGCACCACGGCATTATTATGGGGCAGATGCACAATTGCTGATCCCTAACACACACGGTTCTACGCAATTCAGGGCGGAATATATCAGGGGTACACAAACTGCTACCTATGGCACTACGGAAACTCCGGGTGTAATACCCATGGAACGGAACGTTTTGGCGCCGATATATATCAGGGATTTCGATGGTGCGTATTTTAGCTTCCTGCAACACCTGGGTAGTTCCAAACACCAGCTGGTATTGAAATACGACTGGTATGACCCCAATACACATATCAAAGGAAAACTGATCGGCCACCCCGGTA
This DNA window, taken from Chitinophaga niabensis, encodes the following:
- a CDS encoding porin, coding for MRVIFGTIILLMCASAVKAQFLMDMIDTTTNLGKGMISIYKKFDHLRISGYMQPQFQAASGKGFESYAGGDFPNRVSNRFMLRRGRVRFDYAHFNKRNLPTVQFVFQFDGTERGVNIRDFWGRVFDGKWDVAALTMGMFARPFGYEVNLSSGDREAPERGRMSQILMRSERDMGAMLTFEPRQKTHPLHLLKVDIGMFNGQGLAGPADFDSHKDLIARVALKPMDINHSGWLLSAGASVLYGGMEQFTKVRYTMVDIKDDFTVDSAETNVGRIAPRHYYGADAQLLIPNTHGSTQFRAEYIRGTQTATYGTTETPGVIPMERNVLAPIYIRDFDGAYFSFLQHLGSSKHQLVLKYDWYDPNTHIKGKLIGHPGTHISASDIRYDTFGAGYVLYFNENMKATFWFDRVWNESTSLEGFTSDVDDNVFTARLQYRF